From the genome of Eucalyptus grandis isolate ANBG69807.140 chromosome 2, ASM1654582v1, whole genome shotgun sequence, one region includes:
- the LOC104435563 gene encoding uncharacterized protein LOC104435563: MEDQSSSRKRLRDDRQDELLELAEVKRLRDDLLGFLDDSDPVPGAPDLDSLMRSFQDEIAAASSSAPAAAEVVEVVDLTVESSSGGDSRSELGYLLGASDDELGLPPSTTPSSGEEAAAAVAASWCEAELVRAASEASGIGEFWEFEDGIPSYPDPYHFGAAAGGGGAYGGGDDDDGQYVAFDRLFDYSDEGFDASDQSGFLWRRGETMPAL; encoded by the coding sequence ATGGAAGATCAGAGCAGCAGCAGGAAGCGGCTCAGGGACGACAGGCAGGACGAGCTGCTGGAGTTGGCCGAGGTGAAGAGGCTCAGGGACGACCTCCTCGGCTTCCTCGACGACTCCGACCCCGTCCCGGGTGCCCCGGACCTGGACTCCCTCATGCGGAGCTTCCAGGACGAGATCGCCGCCGCGTCGTCGtcggcgccggcggcggcggaggtggtggaggtggtcGACCTCACGGTGGAGTCCTCCTCCGGCGGCGACTCGAGGTCGGAGCTCGGGTACCTCCTGGGGGCCTCGGACGACGAGCTCGGCCTTCCGCCCTCGACCACCCCTTCcagcggcgaggaggcggcggccgCGGTGGCGGCGAGCTGGTGCGAGGCCGAGCTGGTCCGGGCCGCGTCCGAGGCGTCCGGGATCGGCGAATTCTGGGAGTTCGAGGACGGGATCCCGAGCTACCCCGACCCGTACCATTTCGGAGCTGCCGCCGGAGGAGGAGGGGCGTACGGCGGAGGGGATGACGATGATGGACAGTACGTGGCGTTCGACAGGCTGTTCGACTACTCCGACGAGGGCTTCGATGCGTCCGATCAGTCGGGCTTCCTGTGGCGGCGGGGGGAGACCATGCCGGCGCTATAG
- the LOC120290767 gene encoding protein FAR1-RELATED SEQUENCE 7-like, whose protein sequence is MDICLSNDNASEEATASLEHGSNHLSVKGIHRRSHRSSDASSGRSLGTAIGRDEDELHSTYGANTDEEDLESDPQVPRVGMEFDSEVAVYNFYSSYAKQTGFNVRRGKAEYSGSAKGVVRAKSFLCSCGGHKSKEQIANAMWYKRRDARTGCDAKIECAVNDGTWKISEVVLEHNHVTTALSTGRIAYQVRAVGERALDSDADPTWEDRPRPAPEETQDLIDHFRRLARLDCCSCYSLRVAEARGMENFFWRDSRSKVDYEHFSDLLVLDTRTWISKYGMIFAMFWGLNHHRKPTIFGHGLLVDRTVGSFHWLLDTFLQSMNWRKPQTIITEVGEEIAEAVSLVLPETRHCLPAWSVLNSFRKYLSPLSDQLDVVELFRKCVFLRSREEFESKWNSFIGKYKLRDNSWLASLYKMHEKWSHAFTKNVFSVGLLSIQNVEDAGSLSKINVFSVGLLSIQNVEDAGSLSSETMTLTEIAWRSEQVAKEVRAEEFRDDMLCEKNTVNLKTRNPTEKEAGRLYTPRMFEMFQKEFINCLGLAMEEIKCSETLRMFQLTEAGDTKTHTASSRQIVEYDSSDSTLACSCGKFESVGILCDHVFRVLNFTNVVCEIPPRYFLKRWTKSAKDSVPVPVPTPSAAARDKGPVDSFTGEFVRKALHVAHMSVNKKRERIATSFIDSAVEHIAKVLKTEEVAAALDHPDVTDDKDRTICEYALETQLDQENAAKPGMGCPRVKRKVEFSSRPAGKRVSLFLTALPH, encoded by the exons ATGGACATCTGCTTATCCAACGACAACGCTTCGGAGGAGGCGACGGCTAGTCTTGAACATGGCTCCAACCACCTCTCGGTCAAGGGCATCCACCGTCGCAGCCACAGATCAAGCGACGCGAGCAGCGGTCGCTCTTTGGGAACG GCCATCGGCCGCGACGAAGATGAATTGCATTCTACTTATGGCGCTAATACAGACGAAGAGGACCTCGAGTCCGACCCCCAGGTGCCGAGAGTGGGGATGGAGTTCGATTCGGAAGTGGCCGTGTATAATTTTTACAGCAGCTACGCTAAACAAACCGGTTTCAACGTGAGAAGGGGAAAAGCAGAATACTCTGGATCCGCCAAGGGCGTCGTCAGGGCGAAGTCCTTCTTATGCTCTTGCGGAGGCCACAAGTCCAAAGAGCAGATCGCCAACGCGATGTGGTACAAAAGACGGGACGCGAGAACAGGTTGTGACGCTAAGATCGAATGCGCGGTCAATGATGGAACGTGGAAGATCTCCGAGGTAGTTCTCGAGCATAATCACGTTACGACGGCTCTTTCGACGGGCAGGATTGCTTACCAAGTTAGGGCGGTCGGAGAGCGGGCTCTTGATTCCGACGCGGACCCCACATGGGAGGATCGCCCAAGACCCGCGCCTGAGGAGACTCAGGACTTGATTGATCACTTCAGGCGTCTGGCGAGGTTAGATTGTTGTTCCTGTTACTCGTTGCGAGTGGCGGAGGCACGCGGCATGGAGAATTTTTTCTGGAGAGATAGCCGGTCCAAGGTCGATTATGAGCATTTTAGCGATCTTCTAGTCCTGGACACAAGAACTTGGATCAGCAAGTATGGCATGATATTTGCAATGTTTTGGGGACTCAATCATCATCGGAAGCCCACCATATTCGGACACGGTCTCTTGGTCGATCGAACGGTGGGTTCATTTCATTGGTTGCTCGATACTTTCCTTCAATCCATGAACTGGCGGAAACCACAGACAATCATTACTGAAGTCGGCGAAGAAATCGCCGAAGCCGTCTCTCTTGTGTTGCCAGAGACTCGCCATTGTCTGCCCGCTTGGTCTGTCTTGAACAGTTTCCGGAAGTACCTGTCTCCTTTGAGTGACCAACTCGACGTTGTCGAGCTCTTCAGGAAGTGCGTGTTCCTCCGCTCGCGAGAAGAATTCGAGTCGAAGTGGAATTCGTTTATAGGAAAGTACAAGCTGCGGGACAACTCGTGGCTTGCTTCTTTGTATAAAATGCACGAGAAATGGTCTCATGCGTTCACGAAGAACGTCTTCTCTGTCGGCCTACTCTCCATACAAAACGTCGAGGACGCTGGGAGTCTCTCCAAGATCAACGTCTTCTCTGTCGGCCTACTCTCCATACAAAACGTTGAGGACGCTGGGAGTCTCTCCTCCGAGACCATGACGCTAACCGAAATTGCATGGCGGTCTGAACAGGTGGCCAAGGAGGTGCGCGCAGAAGAATTTCGCGATGACATGCTCTGCGAGAAAAACACGGTGAATTTGAAAACCAGGAATCCGACGGAGAAAGAAGCTGGACGACTCTATACTCCAAGGATGTTCGAGATGTTCCAAAAGGAGTTCATCAATTGCCTAGGGCTGGCAATGGAAGAAATTAAGTGCTCGGAGACTCTCCGCATGTTCCAGTTGACAGAAGCAGGCGATACAAAGACACATACCGCCAGCAGCAGACAGATCGTCGAGTATGATTCTTCGGATTCGACATTGGCATGTAGCTGTGGGAAGTTCGAGTCGGTCGGTATTTTATGTGATCATGTCTTCAGAGTACTCAACTTCACGAATGTCGTCTGCGAGATACCGCCTCGCTACTTCTTGAAACGATGGACAAAATCTGCCAAAGACAGCGTGCCCGTGCCCGTGCCCACCCCCAGCGCAGCTGCGCGTGACAAAGGTCCGGTTGACTCGTTTACGGGCGAGTTCGTGCGAAAGGCTTTGCATGTGGCCCATATGTCTGTAAataagaaaagggagagaataGCTACGAGCTTCATAGACTCGGCAGTGGAGCACATTGCAAAGGTGCTGAAAACGGAAGAAGTGGCAGCTGCTCTTGACCATCCAGACGTTACGGATGATAAGGATCGGACTATTTGTGAGTATGCCCTCGAAACACAACTCGACCAAGAGAATGCAGCTAAACCTGGGATGGGATGTCCGAGAGTGAAACGCAAGGTTGAATTCAGCTCTCGACCAGCGGGGAAACGGGTTAGTCTCTTCCTCACCGCACTTCCACATTAG